One Cucumis sativus cultivar 9930 chromosome 1, Cucumber_9930_V3, whole genome shotgun sequence DNA segment encodes these proteins:
- the LOC101205914 gene encoding uncharacterized protein LOC101205914, with protein sequence MGFDNECILNIQSLAGEYFCPVCRLLVYPHEALQSQCTHLYCKPCLTYVVSTTRACPYDGYLVTEADSKPLVESNKTLAETIGKIAVHCLYHRSGCTWQGPLSDCVTHCSGCAFGNSPVLCNRCGIQLVHRQVQEHAQTCPGVQQPQAQQADAAQGTTVSGTAAATDQAQSAGMGKSQGQAQPSQSVGVSAPAQDPNQQANATSQGPAVVQAALPSSEQWYQQQQQQYQQYYQQYPGYDSYQHQYQNYYPYQQQAGVPYQHSQPSQALPSQVATQHPSQAYIQPQTQTQPQPQPQPQTQVPVHHQPQSQSQSQPQPQPQPQPQPQTQAQPQSLSQPQPLSQPHGQSQLHMHAQTPAVGQSQNQGQVNPQQQIYHAATLHSQIQPQGLPPAPGQPQPQPHSYPQVQPTSQQPVHMPQYQQSHSQAQIQQQMHPPFHPPHHSVSQPPSQSQAPTQHHSQLPNPQINQSLSLTPNAQPQTQNPPTYASTGYPSYPQPQHHQQMQLGVPQNVPSAPQGGAHQQSQPLVQMQSQLPQPPPMRPSQPPLYQNQQQPPILPSSNQVQNVSSAQQLHIHSHAQQPGGPGQAANQRPVMQLVQQSQSQQVVHQHQHFGQQGQFIQHQLHMTPQMRLPGPPNSLSQHNHAYAHLQHNANLPHGMQHNPSQSSEGRPLVPNQGAQSIPYSQSMVGVPVRAIQPGANQPTIKQGPTFGKNSNQVQLPDGFGERKLEKGPDGRESGLSSQKDAKRAANHLDVSSTMGTNAGELKIDKSEADKGRYAFGDKSIHFDTSTERTPQNGAMDSNLHVGDSGKTKQVELKVKVEAAEGTFDHSSNDKLGEVSILDQKDLGTEPKKKEDLVIENKGNQEEFKISSQDTELREEQSKRMQNDTSGTPHPSSGTNESQQGATTTSSLILGSPGMLNQHGYQDKNPPQTGGTQIGAAVTSHPASLVAHTRHQTPPSSYVSSALQHGVAAPSLPGPPPGPYHQAQFSNNPSMQVRPRAPGLVAHPGQPFNPSESFHLGGIPESGSASSFGRGLGQYGPQQALERSIGSQATYSLSQPSASQGGSKMSLGDPVGAHFRSKLPGAFDSRGLLHAPEAQIGVQRPIHPLEAEIFSNQRPRLDSHLPGTMEHHPPHLTGIPPNVLPLNGAPGPDSSSKLGLRDERFKLLHEEQLNSFPLDPARRPINQTDAEDILRQFPRPSHLESELAQRIGNYSLRPFDRGVHGQNFDTGLTIDGAAASRVLPPRHIGGALYPTDAERPIAFYEDSTGQADRSRGHSDFPAPGSYGRRFVDGFGPRSPLHEYHGRGFGGRGFTGVEEIDGQDFPHHFGDPLSFRESRFPIFRSHLQRGDFESSGNFRMSEHLRTGDLIGQDRHFGPRSLPGHLRLGELTAFGSHPGHSRIGDLSVLGNFEPFGGGHRPNNPRLGEPGFRSSFSRQGLVDDGRFFAGDVESFDNSRKRKPISMGWCRICKVDCETVEGLELHSQTREHQKMAMDMVQSIKQNAKKHKVTPNDHSSEDGKSKNVGLESRGKKH encoded by the exons ATGGGGTTTGACAACGAGTGCATATTAAACATTCAGTCTCTTGCTGGGGAATATTTCTGTCCAGTTTGCCGCTTGCTTGTTTACCCACATGAAGCGTTGCAGTCACAGTGCACTCACTTATATTGTAAGCCTTGTTTAACGTATGTGGTTAGCACCACCAGGGCTTGTCCATATGACGGATACTTGGTTACAGAAGCCGATTCTAAG CCACTggttgaatcaaataaaactcTTGCTGAGACCATAGGAAAGATAGCCGTTCATTGCCTGTATCACAGGAGTGGATGCACTTGGCAAGGGCCATTGTCTGATTGTGTAACTCATTGTTCTGGATGTGCTTTCGGTAATTCCCCTGTTTTATGCAATCGTTGTGGGATTCAACTTGTACACCGGCAAGTACAGGAGCACGCACAAACTTGTCCA GGTGTGCAGCAGCCTCAAGCACAACAAGCAGACGCTGCTCAAGGTACCACAGTTAGTGGGACGGCAGCTGCTACTGATCAAGCCCAGTCTGCTGGAATGGGAAAGTCTCAAGGTCAAGCCCAACCTTCACAGAGTGTAGGAGTTAGTGCTCCTGCACAGGATCCCAATCAGCAGGCTAATGCAACTTCCCAGGGTCCAGCTGTTGTTCAAGCTGCTTTGCCGAGTTCAGAACAGTGGTAtcagcagcagcaacaacagTATCAACAGTACTACCAGCAGTATCCTGGATATGATTCTTATCAACATCAGTACCAGAACTACTATCCTTACCAGCAGCAAGCTGGTGTACCTTATCAGCATTCACAGCCATCCCAGGCTCTTCCTTCACAAGTAGCCACGCAGCATCCATCTCAGGCGTACATTCAACCCCAGACTCAGACTCAGCCACAGCCACAGCCTCAGCCTCAAACCCAAGTTCCAGTCCATCACCAACCCCAATCCCAATCCCAATCCCAACCCCAACCCCAACCCCAACCCCAACCCCAACCCCAAACCCAGGCTCAACCTCAATCTCTATCACAGCCTCAACCATTATCTCAGCCACATGGACAGTCTCAATTACATATGCATGCCCAAACACCTGCTGTTGGTCAATCTCAAAACCAGGGACAGGTCAACCCTCAACAGCAGATTTATCATGCTGCAACCCTGCATTCTCAGATCCAACCGCAAGGTCTCCCACCTGCCCCTGGCCAACCTCAACCTCAACCTCACTCATATCCTCAAGTTCAGCCTACTTCGCAGCAACCTGTACATATGCCTCAATATCAGCAGTCTCATTCCCAGGCTCAGATTCAGCAACAGATGCATCCTCCTTTCCATCCGCCTCACCATTCTGTTTCTCAGCCACCATCCCAGTCACAAGCTCCCACTCAACACCATTCTCAGCTTCCTAATCCACAGATCAATCAATCTCTATCCTTGACTCCTAATGCACAACCCCAAACACAGAATCCACCAACATATGCTTCAACAGGCTATCCTTCTTATCCCCAGCCACAACATCATCAGCAAATGCAGTTGGGAGTTCCTCAGAATGTCCCATCGGCACCACAAGGTGGGGCTCACCAACAATCCCAACCCCTAGTTCAAATGCAGTCTCAATTGCCCCAACCACCTCCCATGCGCCCATCCCAACCACCTCTGTACCAAAACCAGCAACAACCACCAATATTGCCGTCCTCCAATCAGGTTCAAAATGTTTCCTCTGCACAACAACTGCATATACACTCCCATGCTCAACAACCTGGAGGCCCTGGACAGGCAGCCAACCAGCGTCCTGTCATGCAGCTAGTGCAACAGTCTCAATCCCAGCAAGTTGTGCATCAACACCAGCATTTTGGACAGCAAGGGCAGTTTATACAGCATCAACTGCATATGACACCCCAAATGCGTCTACCTGGACCTCCAAATTCTTTGTCACAACATAATCATGCCTATGCGCACTTGCAGCACAATGCCAATCTACCTCATGGCATGCAACACAATCCTTCTCAAAGTTCTGAAGGAAGGCCTTTAGTGCCTAACCAAGGAGCACAGTCTATTCCTTATTCACAGTCCATGGTTGGTGTTCCAGTGAGAGCAATACAGCCTGGTGCTAACCAGCCTACTATAAAACAGGGACCCACATTTGGTAAAAATAGTAACCAGGTGCAGTTGCCGGATGGATTTGGTGAACGCAAATTAGAAAAGGGCCCAGATGGGCGAGAGAGTGGATTATCTTCTCAAAAGGATGCCAAAAGAGCTGCAAATCATTTGGATGTGTCATCTACTATGGGGACAAATGCTGGTGAGTTGAAGATTGACAAATCCGAAGCTGATAAAGGTAGATATGCCTTTGGGGATAAATCTATTCATTTTGATACATCTACTGAACGTACTCCACAAAATGGAGCAATGGACTCTAATTTACATGTAGGTGACAGTGGTAAGACCAAGCAGGTTGAGCTAAAGGTTAAGGTAGAAGCAGCAGAAGGTACTTTTGATCATTCAAGCAATGATAAGTTGGGGGAAGTTAGTATTCTGGACCAGAAAGATCTTGGCACTGAACCTAAAAAAAAGGAGGATTTGGTTATTGAGAATAAAGGAAATCAGGAAGAATTTAAGATTTCATCACAAGACACTGAACTACGTGAAGAACAAAGCAAGAGGATGCAGAATGACACTAGTGGAACTCCACACCCTTCCTCTGGTACAAATGAGAGCCAACAAGGTGCCACTACTACATCATCTTTAATACTTGGTAGTCCTGGCATGTTGAATCAACATGGCTATCAAGATAAAAATCCACCTCAAACTGGGGGCACTCAAATTGGCGCAGCAGTGACTTCTCATCCAGCTTCTCTAGTTGCTCACACAAGACATCAGACACCACCCAGTAGTTATGTGTCATCTGCACTTCAACATGGTGTGGCAGCACCGTCATTACCAGGACCTCCTCCAGGACCTTATCATCAGgcacaattttcaaataatccGTCCATGCAAGTTAGGCCACGGGCCCCTGGCTTGGTAGCTCATCCTGGACAACCTTTCAATCCATCTGAATCATTTCATCTGGGTGGCATTCCAGAATCTGGTTCTGCCTCTTCTTTTGGCAGAGGGCTAGGTCAGTATGGTCCTCAGCAAGCTTTGGAGCGGTCCATTGGTTCTCAAGCAACTTATAGTCTAAGCCAACCATCTGCTTCTCAAGGGGGTTCGAAGATGTCTCTAGGTGATCCAGTTGGAGCACACTTCCGTTCAAAGCTTCCTGGGGCTTTTGATTCAAGGGGACTGTTGCATGCTCCTGAAGCTCAAATTGGTGTTCAGCGGCCCATTCATCCTTTGGAGGCTGagatattttcaaatcaaagGCCAAGACTTGATTCCCATCTTCCTGGGACCATGGAACATCATCCACCACATCTCACTGGGATTCCTCCTAATGTGTTGCCTTTGAATGGTGCCCCCGGTCCTGATTCCTCTTCCAAACTTGGCTTGAGGGACGAAAGATTCAAACTGTTGCATGAAGAACAGTTGAATTCCTTTCCTCTGGATCCAGCTCGCCGTCCTATAAATCAAACAGATGCTGAAGATATTCTCAGGCAATTTCCCCGGCCTTCTCATTTGGAATCTGAACTTGCTCAGAGAATTGGGAATTACTCTTTGAGACCTTTTGACAGGGGTGTGCATGGGCAAAATTTTGATACTGGCTTAACCATTGACGGTGCTGCTGCTTCAAGAGTTTTGCCTCCTCGTCATATAGGTGGTGCATTATATCCTACAGATGCTGAGAGACCAATTGCTTTCTATGAAGATTCTACTGGACAAGCAGATCGATCTCGTGGCCATTCTGACTTTCCTGCACCAGGAAGTTATGGTCGGCGTTTTGTAGATGGATTTGGTCCAAGAAGTCCTTTGCATGAATATCATGGACGTGGGTTTGGAGGTCGTGGGTTTACGGGTGTTGAGGAAATTGATGGTCAAGACTTCCCTCATCATTTTGGTGATCCACTTTCATTTCGTGAGTCTAGATTTCCTATTTTTCGAAGCCATCTGCAAAGAGGTGATTTTGAGAGCTCTGGTAATTTTAGGATGAGTGAACATCTGAGAACTGGTGACTTAATTGGACAAGATAGACATTTTGGACCTCGAAGCTTGCCCGGGCATTTACGCTTGGGTGAGCTGACTGCTTTTGGTTCTCATCCTGGTCATTCTCGGATAGGAGATCTGTCTGTGCTTGGTAACTTTGAGCCATTTGGTGGAGGGCATAGGCCAAATAATCCACGGCTTGGTGAACCAGGATTTAGAAGCAGTTTTTCTCGTCAGGGGCTTGTAGATGATGGGAGATTTTTTGCA gGAGACGTTGAATCTTTTGATAACTCAAGGAAGAGGAAACCAATCAGCATGGGATGGTGTAGGATTTGCAAAGTTGATTGCGAAACAGTTGAAGGCTTGGAACTACATTCACAAACTAGAGAGCACCAGAAGATGGCTATGGATATGGTGCAGAGCATCAAACAAAATGCAAAGAAACATAAAGT AACTCCAAATGATCATTCATCTGAGGATGGCAAATCAAAGAATGTTGGTCTTGAGAGCCGCGGGAAAAAGCATTAA